In Marivivens aquimaris, one genomic interval encodes:
- a CDS encoding Gfo/Idh/MocA family protein: MNEVRILILGTGGMANSHVEGFKEAPGARVVAGIDTNQERLDAFLKKHDIPHGFTSIADALAWGEFDAVSNVTPDSVHHMTTLPLLAAHKHVLCEKPLAVNHHDAVEMAERAAAAGVVNMVNLTYRNGAALIEANRLIQEGVIGEVRHFEASYLQSWLTQPAWGEWSTESQWLWRLSTAHGSNGVLGDVGVHILDFATYAANSAVSNISCRLQTFHKAENDKIGEYVLDANDSAVMNVRLDNGAIGVVHTTRFASGHMNDLTLKIYGTKGGLEVVDKMGHSALRGCIGADLKTAEWKDLPIGKVDTNYVRFVKAIQNDLPVLPDFARGAALQKVLDQAVASNAQGGVDLAI; the protein is encoded by the coding sequence GTGAATGAAGTCCGCATCCTGATCCTCGGAACAGGCGGCATGGCGAACTCGCACGTCGAGGGCTTCAAAGAAGCTCCCGGCGCGCGCGTTGTCGCCGGCATCGACACCAATCAGGAGCGCCTCGATGCGTTCCTGAAAAAACACGACATCCCGCATGGTTTCACCTCCATCGCCGACGCACTGGCTTGGGGTGAATTCGATGCGGTGTCGAACGTCACGCCTGACTCCGTCCACCACATGACCACGCTCCCGCTGCTCGCAGCGCACAAGCACGTGCTCTGTGAAAAGCCGCTGGCGGTGAACCACCACGACGCGGTCGAAATGGCCGAGCGTGCCGCTGCCGCTGGCGTTGTGAACATGGTCAACCTGACCTACCGCAACGGCGCTGCGCTGATCGAGGCCAACCGCCTCATTCAGGAAGGCGTCATCGGCGAGGTCCGCCACTTTGAAGCGTCCTACCTGCAAAGCTGGCTCACCCAGCCCGCGTGGGGCGAATGGTCGACCGAGTCGCAATGGCTCTGGCGTCTGTCGACCGCGCACGGCTCGAACGGGGTTCTGGGCGACGTGGGTGTCCACATCCTCGACTTCGCGACCTATGCGGCGAATTCGGCCGTGTCGAACATCTCCTGCCGTCTTCAGACCTTCCACAAAGCGGAGAACGACAAGATCGGTGAGTATGTCCTCGACGCCAACGACTCGGCTGTCATGAACGTTCGTCTGGATAACGGAGCGATTGGTGTCGTCCACACGACCCGCTTTGCGTCGGGCCACATGAACGACCTGACGCTCAAGATCTACGGCACGAAGGGCGGCCTCGAAGTCGTCGACAAGATGGGGCACAGCGCGCTGCGCGGCTGCATCGGTGCTGATCTGAAAACCGCCGAGTGGAAAGACCTGCCGATCGGCAAAGTGGACACCAACTACGTCCGCTTCGTCAAAGCCATCCAGAACGATCTGCCGGTTCTGCCCGACTTCGCGCGCGGTGCGGCCCTGCAAAAAGTGCTGGATCAGGCAGTCGCCTCCAACGCCCAAGGTGGCGTGGATCTGGCTATCTAA
- a CDS encoding ThuA domain-containing protein — protein sequence MSIRTVVWGENVHEQKNKVVADIYPTGMHQCIADALNTDEGITATTATLQEPEHGLPLERLQETDVLLWWGHAAHGDVTDEIVERVAEQVHAGMGLIVLHSGHFAKIFKRLMGTPCNLTWREAGERERLWLTSRNHPIAAGLPDHFELENEEMYGEPFGIPEPMETVFVSWFQGGEVFRSGVTYKRGAGNVFYFRPGHETYPTYHDANVQTVLRNAVKWAYNPAKRIEKPNDAPNVPVETALEPIEERGPKLHQAGEEGYK from the coding sequence ATGAGTATTCGTACTGTTGTTTGGGGTGAAAACGTCCACGAACAGAAAAACAAAGTCGTAGCAGACATCTATCCGACCGGTATGCACCAGTGCATTGCCGACGCGCTGAACACGGATGAGGGTATCACTGCGACGACCGCAACGCTGCAAGAGCCGGAGCATGGTCTTCCGCTCGAGCGTCTTCAGGAAACCGACGTTCTGCTGTGGTGGGGCCATGCCGCACACGGTGACGTTACGGACGAGATCGTCGAACGCGTTGCCGAACAGGTGCACGCAGGCATGGGCCTGATCGTTCTGCACTCAGGCCACTTTGCAAAGATTTTCAAGCGTCTGATGGGCACCCCGTGTAACCTGACATGGCGCGAAGCGGGCGAACGCGAGCGCCTTTGGCTCACCAGCCGCAACCACCCGATCGCTGCCGGTCTTCCGGATCATTTCGAGCTGGAAAACGAAGAAATGTACGGTGAGCCCTTCGGCATTCCGGAACCGATGGAAACCGTCTTTGTGTCATGGTTCCAAGGCGGCGAAGTCTTCCGCTCTGGCGTCACCTACAAGCGCGGCGCGGGCAATGTTTTCTACTTCCGTCCGGGTCACGAGACCTATCCGACCTACCACGATGCGAACGTCCAGACCGTTCTGCGCAACGCGGTAAAGTGGGCCTACAACCCCGCGAAACGAATCGAAAAGCCGAACGACGCGCCGAACGTGCCTGTCGAAACCGCGCTCGAACCGATCGAAGAGCGCGGTCCGAAGCTCCACCAGGCCGGCGAGGAGGGCTATAAGTGA
- a CDS encoding ABC transporter substrate-binding protein — MKKYLAGAVAALCTASGAFAADDVTLQLKWVTQAQFAGYYVALDQGFYEEADLNVTILPGGPDIAPGQVLAGGGADVMVDWLPSALAAREKGLPIVNIAQPFKSSGLMLTCWKDSGITGPEDFAGHTLGVWFFGNEYPFLSWMSQEGISTDGGEDGVTVLKQGFNVDPLLQRQADCISTMTYNEFGQVLEAGVTEDELVTFKYEDVGVATLEDGLYVLEDQLEDPAFVDKMVRFVAASMEGWKWAEENPEEAAMIVLDYDETGAQTEEHQIYMMGEVAKLTAGSNGALDEADYQRTVDTLLAGGSDPVITMVPEGAWTHAITDEALN; from the coding sequence ATGAAGAAGTACCTTGCTGGCGCCGTCGCGGCTCTGTGCACTGCCTCGGGAGCCTTTGCTGCCGATGACGTTACTCTCCAGCTCAAGTGGGTCACTCAGGCCCAGTTCGCTGGCTACTATGTGGCTCTGGATCAGGGCTTCTACGAAGAAGCCGATCTGAACGTTACCATCCTGCCGGGTGGTCCGGACATCGCGCCTGGTCAGGTTCTGGCCGGTGGCGGCGCTGACGTGATGGTCGACTGGCTTCCGTCGGCTCTGGCTGCCCGCGAAAAGGGCCTGCCGATCGTCAACATCGCCCAGCCGTTCAAATCCTCGGGTCTGATGCTGACCTGCTGGAAGGACAGCGGCATCACCGGTCCGGAAGATTTCGCAGGCCACACTCTCGGCGTCTGGTTCTTCGGCAACGAATATCCGTTCCTGTCGTGGATGAGCCAGGAAGGCATCTCGACCGATGGCGGCGAAGATGGCGTGACAGTTCTCAAGCAGGGCTTCAACGTCGACCCGCTGCTCCAGCGTCAGGCTGACTGTATCTCCACCATGACCTACAACGAATTTGGTCAGGTGCTCGAAGCTGGCGTCACCGAAGACGAACTGGTGACCTTCAAGTACGAAGACGTGGGTGTCGCGACCCTCGAAGACGGTCTCTATGTCCTCGAAGACCAGCTCGAAGATCCGGCGTTCGTCGATAAGATGGTGCGCTTCGTTGCCGCTTCGATGGAAGGCTGGAAGTGGGCCGAAGAGAACCCCGAAGAAGCTGCGATGATCGTTCTGGACTACGACGAAACCGGCGCCCAGACCGAAGAGCACCAGATCTACATGATGGGTGAAGTCGCCAAGCTGACCGCCGGTTCGAACGGCGCGCTGGACGAAGCCGACTACCAGCGTACCGTCGACACGCTGCTGGCCGGTGGCTCCGATCCGGTCATCACTATGGTTCCCGAAGGCGCTTGGACCCACGCGATCACCGACGAAGCTCTGAACTGA
- a CDS encoding ABC transporter permease, whose amino-acid sequence MTLVILALVIWIAAWAFNAWLSNGPLANSRIAGIAVPLIFGATVLIVWELVVRGMNVAAVILPPPSVIAGTFAQNLPTLWADAVQTIGKGAVSGYIIGCGSAFVVAIIVDRYDFLRRGLLPVGNFMAALPIVGIAPILVMWFGFDWQSKAAVVVVMVFFPMLVNTVAGLRDTSAMQRDLMHTYAAGYFQTLFKLRLPAAMPFVFNGLKIATTLALIGAIVAEFFGSPVLGMGFRISTSVGQLALDMVWAEIVVAALAGSAFYGLIALIERGVTFWHPSQRK is encoded by the coding sequence ATGACTCTGGTAATTCTTGCTCTCGTCATCTGGATCGCGGCTTGGGCGTTTAACGCTTGGCTTTCGAACGGACCGTTGGCGAATTCGCGGATCGCGGGCATTGCCGTGCCGCTCATTTTCGGCGCCACGGTGCTGATCGTGTGGGAGCTTGTCGTGCGCGGCATGAACGTCGCGGCGGTTATCCTGCCGCCGCCGTCGGTGATTGCGGGGACGTTCGCGCAGAACCTGCCTACGCTCTGGGCTGACGCGGTGCAAACCATCGGCAAAGGCGCGGTGTCCGGCTACATCATTGGCTGCGGCTCGGCGTTTGTCGTCGCGATCATTGTTGACCGCTACGACTTCCTGCGCCGCGGGCTTTTGCCGGTCGGCAACTTCATGGCCGCGCTCCCGATTGTGGGCATCGCCCCGATCCTCGTGATGTGGTTCGGCTTCGACTGGCAGTCCAAGGCCGCCGTGGTGGTGGTCATGGTGTTTTTCCCGATGCTGGTAAACACGGTGGCGGGCCTTCGCGATACGTCTGCGATGCAGCGCGACCTGATGCACACCTACGCAGCCGGATATTTCCAGACGCTTTTCAAACTGCGTCTTCCAGCGGCGATGCCCTTTGTTTTCAACGGGCTTAAAATTGCGACAACGCTGGCACTTATCGGTGCAATTGTTGCCGAATTCTTCGGATCACCCGTGCTTGGTATGGGTTTCCGCATCTCCACCTCTGTCGGCCAGCTCGCGCTTGATATGGTCTGGGCAGAAATCGTGGTGGCCGCTTTGGCGGGCAGTGCCTTTTACGGCCTGATCGCCTTGATTGAACGGGGGGTGACCTTCTGGCACCCGTCGCAACGAAAGTAA
- a CDS encoding ABC transporter permease: protein MNKLGPVITVILAIVAFWYVAAVPMNVQETLTAAERAGVAVTPDNARERSEVGRWSLVFQNMDALGGSWNVERARLPSPHQVLTEIYHSTWDEEVNGRRGIVNSGSFSNRSLVYHSGVTLGATVLGFLIGAGFGILLAVGIVYSRTMDRSVMPWAIVSQTIPIVALAPMIIVVLYSIGIGGMMPKAVISAYLSFFPVVVGMVKGLRSPDHMQLDLLRTYNASKSQGFWKLRLPASMPYLFTSLKIGIAASLVGAIVGELPVQRGGLGARMLSGSYYGQTEQIWAALFVAAILAALMVAIIGWIEARTLKRMGMAV, encoded by the coding sequence ATGAATAAACTCGGCCCCGTCATTACCGTGATCCTTGCGATTGTCGCGTTCTGGTATGTCGCGGCGGTGCCGATGAATGTGCAGGAAACGCTGACTGCCGCCGAACGGGCAGGGGTCGCTGTGACTCCCGACAATGCACGCGAACGCTCCGAAGTCGGTCGCTGGTCGCTCGTGTTCCAGAACATGGACGCGCTGGGCGGAAGCTGGAACGTCGAGCGCGCCCGTCTGCCGAGCCCGCATCAAGTGCTGACCGAAATCTACCACTCCACGTGGGACGAGGAGGTCAATGGCCGCCGCGGTATCGTCAACTCGGGCAGCTTCTCGAACCGCAGCCTCGTCTACCACTCGGGCGTCACGCTGGGTGCGACGGTGCTCGGTTTCCTGATCGGCGCAGGCTTCGGCATTCTACTTGCGGTGGGCATCGTCTACAGCCGCACGATGGACCGCAGCGTCATGCCGTGGGCCATCGTCAGCCAGACCATTCCCATCGTCGCGCTCGCGCCGATGATCATTGTGGTGCTCTATTCCATCGGGATCGGGGGCATGATGCCCAAGGCTGTTATCAGTGCCTATCTCAGCTTCTTTCCGGTCGTCGTCGGCATGGTGAAGGGCCTTCGGAGCCCAGATCATATGCAGCTCGACCTGCTGCGGACCTATAACGCCAGCAAGTCGCAGGGCTTCTGGAAGCTGCGCTTGCCCGCGTCGATGCCGTATCTGTTCACCTCGTTGAAAATCGGCATCGCGGCCTCGCTCGTCGGTGCCATCGTGGGCGAGCTTCCCGTGCAGCGCGGCGGACTTGGCGCGCGGATGTTGTCGGGCAGCTACTATGGCCAAACCGAACAAATCTGGGCCGCTCTCTTCGTGGCCGCTATCCTTGCGGCGCTGATGGTTGCTATCATCGGCTGGATCGAAGCGCGGACCCTCAAGCGGATGGGGATGGCTGTATGA
- a CDS encoding ABC transporter ATP-binding protein, translating to MSVIEAKGLNLTFQTNDGPVHALKDVNLTIEKGDFVSFIGPSGCGKTTFLRCVAGLEHPTGGTLSVNGMTPEEARQARAYGYVFQAAGLYPWRTIGRNIALPLEIMGYSKSEQAERVKRVLDLVELTGFEKKFPWQLSGGMQQRASIARALAFDADILLMDEPFGALDEIVRDRLNEEVLKLWNNTGKTIGFVTHSIPEAVYLSTKIVVMSPRPGRITDVIESTLPRERPLDIRDSAEFIAIAHRVRDGLRAGHLDE from the coding sequence ATGAGCGTCATCGAAGCCAAAGGGCTCAACCTCACCTTTCAAACCAACGACGGGCCGGTTCATGCCCTCAAGGACGTGAACCTGACCATCGAGAAGGGCGACTTTGTTTCGTTCATTGGTCCCTCGGGATGCGGCAAGACCACGTTCTTGCGGTGTGTCGCGGGACTTGAACACCCGACGGGCGGTACGCTCTCCGTCAACGGAATGACCCCTGAGGAGGCGCGGCAAGCCCGCGCTTACGGCTACGTGTTTCAGGCCGCCGGCCTTTACCCGTGGCGGACCATCGGGCGGAACATCGCGCTTCCGCTCGAAATCATGGGCTATTCCAAGTCCGAACAGGCCGAGCGCGTGAAACGCGTGCTCGATCTGGTCGAACTCACTGGTTTTGAAAAGAAATTCCCGTGGCAGCTATCGGGCGGTATGCAGCAGCGTGCCTCGATTGCCCGTGCGCTGGCCTTCGATGCCGACATCCTGCTGATGGACGAACCCTTTGGCGCGCTGGACGAAATCGTCCGTGACCGCCTGAACGAAGAGGTTCTGAAGCTCTGGAACAACACGGGCAAAACCATCGGTTTCGTCACCCACTCCATCCCCGAAGCGGTGTACCTGTCGACCAAGATCGTCGTGATGTCCCCGCGTCCGGGGCGGATCACGGACGTCATCGAAAGCACCCTGCCGCGCGAGCGTCCGCTCGATATCCGAGACAGTGCCGAGTTCATCGCCATTGCGCACCGCGTGCGTGACGGTCTGCGTGCGGGGCACTTGGATGAATAA
- the hydA gene encoding dihydropyrimidinase, whose protein sequence is MSNSTVIKNGTIVTADLTYKADVLVEDGVITEIGQGLPGDQELDATGCYVMPGGIDPHTHLEMPFMGTYSTDDFESGTRAALAGGTTMVVDFALPSPGQGLMDAIQMWDNKSTRANCDYSFHMAVTWWGEQVFNEMETVVREKGINTFKHFMAYKGALMVNDDEMYASFQRLSELGAIAMVHAENGDVVAELSAKLLAQGNTGPEAHAYSRPSQVEGEATNRAIMIADMAGVPLYVVHTSCEESHEAIRRARMQGKRVWGEPLIQHLTLDESEYFDKDWDHAARRVMSPPFRNKKHQDSLWAGLQSGSLSVVATDHCAFTTEQKRYGVGDFTKIPNGTGGLEDRMPMLWTHGVNTGRLTPNEFVAVTSTNIAKILNCYPKKGAVLVGADADLVVWDPEKEKTIAASTQQSAIDYNVFEGQKVKGLPRFTLTRGQVALYDGEVRTQEGHGKFVKREPNTAVNTALSKWKELTAPRPVERTGIPATGV, encoded by the coding sequence ATGTCCAACTCTACCGTCATCAAGAACGGCACCATCGTCACCGCTGACCTGACTTACAAAGCCGACGTCCTCGTCGAAGACGGTGTCATCACTGAAATCGGGCAGGGGCTGCCCGGTGATCAGGAACTCGACGCGACCGGCTGCTATGTCATGCCGGGCGGTATCGACCCGCACACCCACCTCGAAATGCCGTTCATGGGCACCTATTCGACCGACGATTTCGAAAGCGGCACCCGCGCAGCGCTCGCTGGCGGTACCACGATGGTCGTCGACTTCGCGCTGCCGTCGCCCGGTCAGGGTCTGATGGACGCGATCCAGATGTGGGACAACAAATCCACCCGCGCCAACTGTGACTACAGCTTCCACATGGCCGTGACGTGGTGGGGCGAGCAGGTTTTCAACGAGATGGAAACCGTTGTCCGCGAAAAAGGCATCAACACTTTCAAGCACTTCATGGCCTACAAAGGCGCGCTGATGGTGAACGACGACGAAATGTACGCGTCGTTCCAGCGCCTGTCCGAGCTTGGCGCGATCGCCATGGTTCACGCGGAAAACGGCGATGTGGTTGCCGAATTGTCGGCCAAACTGCTGGCCCAAGGCAACACCGGCCCTGAAGCTCACGCCTATAGCCGCCCGAGCCAGGTCGAAGGCGAGGCCACCAACCGCGCGATCATGATCGCCGACATGGCTGGCGTGCCGCTTTATGTCGTTCACACCTCCTGCGAGGAAAGCCACGAAGCCATCCGCCGCGCACGTATGCAGGGCAAGCGTGTGTGGGGCGAGCCGCTGATCCAGCACCTGACGCTCGACGAAAGCGAATACTTCGACAAGGATTGGGACCACGCCGCCCGCCGTGTGATGTCGCCGCCGTTCCGTAACAAGAAGCATCAGGACAGCCTCTGGGCAGGTCTCCAATCGGGCTCGCTGTCGGTTGTGGCAACCGACCACTGTGCATTCACCACCGAGCAAAAGCGTTACGGGGTAGGGGACTTCACCAAGATCCCGAACGGCACCGGCGGTCTTGAGGACCGTATGCCGATGCTCTGGACCCATGGCGTGAACACGGGCCGCCTGACCCCGAACGAGTTCGTCGCCGTGACTTCGACCAACATCGCCAAAATCCTGAACTGCTATCCGAAGAAGGGCGCGGTGCTTGTCGGCGCCGATGCCGACCTCGTCGTCTGGGATCCGGAGAAAGAAAAGACAATCGCAGCATCGACCCAGCAGTCCGCAATCGACTACAACGTCTTCGAGGGACAAAAAGTGAAGGGCCTGCCGCGCTTCACGCTGACCCGCGGGCAGGTCGCGCTCTACGATGGCGAGGTACGCACGCAGGAAGGCCACGGTAAGTTTGTGAAGCGCGAACCGAACACCGCCGTGAACACCGCTCTCTCGAAATGGAAAGAACTTACCGCCCCGCGTCCGGTCGAACGTACCGGCATTCCCGCGACCGGCGTTTAA
- a CDS encoding Zn-dependent hydrolase encodes MPATSPAENMQINGDRLWDSLMEMAKIGPGIAGGNNRQTLTDDDAKGRELFQKWCEDIGCTMGVDKMGNMFATYPGSDPDALPVYMGSHLDTQPTGGRYDGVLGVLGGLEVLRTIHDLDVKTKHPIVLTNWTNEEGTRFAPAMLASGVFAGMHEMDWAYDREDAEGKKFGDELQRIGWVGDEEVGTRKMHAMFELHIEQGPILEAEEKDIGVVTHGQGLWWLQVTLTGKDAHTGSTPMHMRVNAGLGMARITELVHTVAMDNQPDAVGAIGQCNVYPNSRNVIPGKCVFTIDIRSPHQEKLDGMKARLEAEAPKIAEELGLGIEIEPVGHFDPVTFDEGCVTAVRNAAEHLGYSHMDIISGAGHDACWINRVAPTSMIMCPCVDGLSHNEAEEISQEWAAKGTNVLLHAVLETAVVTG; translated from the coding sequence ATGCCAGCGACCTCACCAGCCGAAAATATGCAGATCAACGGCGACCGTCTTTGGGACAGCCTCATGGAAATGGCCAAGATCGGACCGGGCATTGCGGGTGGCAACAACCGTCAGACCCTCACCGATGACGACGCCAAGGGCCGCGAGCTTTTCCAGAAATGGTGCGAGGACATCGGCTGCACCATGGGCGTGGACAAGATGGGCAACATGTTCGCCACCTACCCCGGTTCCGACCCAGACGCCCTGCCCGTTTATATGGGTAGTCACCTCGACACCCAGCCCACGGGCGGCAGATACGACGGTGTTCTGGGCGTGCTTGGCGGCCTCGAAGTGCTGCGGACGATCCATGACCTCGACGTGAAAACCAAACACCCGATCGTTCTGACCAACTGGACGAACGAAGAAGGCACCCGCTTTGCCCCTGCCATGCTGGCCTCCGGCGTGTTTGCCGGAATGCACGAAATGGACTGGGCCTACGACCGCGAAGACGCCGAGGGCAAGAAATTCGGCGACGAGCTCCAGCGTATCGGTTGGGTTGGCGACGAAGAGGTCGGCACCCGCAAGATGCACGCGATGTTCGAACTGCACATCGAACAGGGTCCGATCCTTGAAGCCGAAGAAAAAGACATCGGTGTTGTCACGCACGGCCAAGGTCTGTGGTGGCTGCAGGTCACGCTGACCGGCAAGGACGCGCACACGGGTTCGACCCCGATGCACATGCGCGTCAATGCGGGCCTCGGAATGGCGCGGATTACGGAACTTGTGCACACTGTCGCCATGGACAATCAGCCCGATGCGGTCGGTGCCATCGGCCAGTGCAACGTCTATCCCAACAGCCGCAACGTGATCCCCGGTAAGTGCGTATTCACCATCGACATCCGCTCTCCGCATCAGGAAAAGCTGGACGGGATGAAGGCGCGACTTGAGGCTGAAGCCCCGAAAATCGCTGAAGAACTCGGCCTTGGTATCGAAATCGAACCCGTCGGCCACTTCGATCCTGTCACTTTTGACGAAGGCTGCGTGACCGCCGTCCGCAACGCCGCCGAGCATCTGGGCTATTCGCACATGGATATCATCTCGGGCGCCGGTCACGATGCCTGCTGGATCAACCGTGTCGCGCCGACGTCTATGATTATGTGTCCGTGTGTCGACGGCCTGTCCCACAACGAGGCTGAAGAGATCAGTCAGGAGTGGGCCGCGAAAGGCACAAACGTCCTCCTACATGCCGTGCTCGAAACGGCGGTCGTCACGGGCTAA
- a CDS encoding TetR family transcriptional regulator C-terminal domain-containing protein — MTKSQPRTRIQEKNRKTILDAGLEVFSKYGFRGSTLDQIAEAAGLSKPNLLYYFPSKEAIHVELLEMLLDTWLDPLREMEHDGDPIEEILSYVHRKIEMSREYPRESRLFANEILQGAPRILDALSGELKPLVDEKCALIRQWISEGRIAEVDPYHLIFSIWSMTQHYADFAVQVDTIMEGKDPFDGAQKYLDHLFISMLTPK, encoded by the coding sequence ATGACCAAATCCCAGCCACGTACCCGCATTCAGGAAAAGAACCGTAAGACCATTCTGGACGCAGGTCTGGAGGTGTTTTCCAAGTACGGGTTCCGCGGCTCGACATTGGACCAGATCGCCGAGGCTGCGGGCCTCTCGAAACCGAACCTGCTCTATTATTTCCCGTCCAAGGAAGCGATCCACGTCGAACTGCTGGAGATGCTGCTCGACACTTGGCTCGACCCTCTGCGGGAAATGGAGCACGACGGCGATCCGATCGAGGAAATCCTGTCCTATGTTCACCGCAAGATCGAGATGTCGCGCGAATATCCGCGTGAAAGCCGTCTCTTTGCAAATGAGATCCTTCAGGGCGCCCCGCGCATCCTCGATGCACTCAGCGGCGAACTGAAACCACTCGTTGACGAAAAATGTGCGCTGATCCGTCAGTGGATTTCAGAGGGCCGCATTGCCGAAGTCGATCCTTACCATCTGATTTTCTCGATCTGGTCGATGACCCAGCACTATGCGGACTTCGCGGTGCAGGTCGACACGATCATGGAGGGCAAGGACCCGTTCGATGGGGCGCAAAAATACCTCGATCACCTTTTCATTTCGATGCTGACGCCGAAATGA
- the preA gene encoding NAD-dependent dihydropyrimidine dehydrogenase subunit PreA, translating to MADLTTDFLGITSPNPFWLASAPPTDKEYNVRRAFEAGWGGVVWKTLGSEGPPVVNVNGPRYGAIWGADRRLLGLNNIELITDRPLQTNLDEMTRVKKDYPDRALIASIMVPCDEQSWKEILPRVEDTGADGIELNFGCPHGMAERGMGSAVGQVPEYIQMVTEWCKMYYSKPVIVKLTPNITDIRKPARAAKIGGADAVSLINTINSITSVDLDQMAPEPTIGGKGTHGGYCGPAVKPIAMNMVAEIARDPETHGLPISGIGGITTWRDAAEFMALGAGNVQVCTAAMTYGFKVVQEMISGLSQWMDEKGYKSTADFVGMATPNVTDWQYLDLNYVTKAKIDQDACISCGRCFAACEDTSHQAILMKEGRVFEVDDSECVACNLCVNVCPVEDCITMVELPKGEVDLRTGQKRGDYANWTTHPNNPSSTAAE from the coding sequence ATGGCTGACCTCACGACAGATTTTCTGGGTATCACATCCCCGAACCCGTTCTGGCTGGCCTCCGCGCCGCCGACCGATAAGGAATACAACGTCCGCCGTGCTTTCGAGGCCGGTTGGGGCGGTGTCGTTTGGAAGACCCTCGGTTCCGAAGGTCCGCCGGTCGTCAACGTCAACGGCCCGCGTTACGGCGCGATCTGGGGCGCAGACCGCCGTCTGCTCGGTCTGAACAACATCGAACTGATCACCGACCGCCCGCTTCAAACCAACCTCGACGAGATGACCCGCGTCAAAAAGGACTACCCCGACCGCGCGCTCATCGCGTCGATCATGGTCCCGTGTGACGAACAGTCGTGGAAAGAGATCCTGCCCCGCGTCGAAGATACCGGCGCTGACGGGATCGAACTGAACTTTGGCTGTCCGCACGGCATGGCTGAACGCGGCATGGGTTCGGCCGTCGGTCAGGTGCCCGAGTACATCCAGATGGTCACCGAGTGGTGCAAGATGTACTACTCCAAGCCCGTCATCGTGAAACTGACACCGAACATCACTGACATCCGCAAGCCTGCGCGCGCGGCAAAAATCGGCGGTGCGGACGCTGTTTCGCTGATTAACACCATCAACTCGATCACCTCGGTGGACCTCGACCAGATGGCGCCGGAACCGACCATCGGCGGCAAAGGCACACACGGTGGTTATTGCGGTCCGGCGGTCAAACCGATCGCAATGAACATGGTGGCCGAGATCGCGCGCGATCCGGAAACCCATGGGCTCCCGATTTCGGGTATCGGCGGCATCACCACGTGGCGTGACGCGGCAGAGTTCATGGCGCTGGGCGCGGGTAACGTGCAGGTCTGTACCGCTGCGATGACCTACGGCTTCAAGGTCGTTCAGGAAATGATCAGCGGCCTGTCGCAATGGATGGACGAAAAAGGCTACAAGTCGACCGCCGATTTCGTCGGCATGGCGACCCCGAACGTCACCGACTGGCAGTACCTCGATCTGAACTACGTGACCAAAGCGAAGATCGATCAGGACGCCTGTATCTCGTGCGGTCGTTGCTTCGCAGCCTGCGAAGATACCAGCCACCAAGCCATCCTGATGAAGGAAGGCCGCGTGTTCGAGGTGGACGACAGCGAATGCGTTGCCTGCAACCTTTGCGTCAACGTTTGTCCTGTCGAGGACTGCATCACCATGGTCGAACTGCCCAAGGGCGAGGTCGATCTGCGTACTGGCCAGAAACGCGGCGACTACGCCAACTGGACCACCCACCCGAACAACCCGTCGTCGACGGCAGCGGAATAA